The following are encoded in a window of Nitrospira sp. genomic DNA:
- the ttcA gene encoding tRNA 2-thiocytidine(32) synthetase TtcA translates to MPTMKLPPALEKLQTRLCRLVGQAIADYRMIEDGDTVMVCLSGGKDSYGLLDILMILQQRAPIRFELVAVNLDQKQPGFPAHVLPDYLTKRGVPFHIETRDTYSVVKRLIPEGQTTCSLCSRLRRGHLYRVAADLGATKIALGHHRDDIIETLFLNLFYTGKLKTMPPKLRSKDGRHLVIRPLAAVPEADLARYADLREFPIIPCDLCGSQENLKRKEVKAMVRKWEQTMPGSTDSIFAALSNVAPSLLMDRKLFDFSNLRPGGTTNASIHTLGHPAFAEEELEGVP, encoded by the coding sequence ATGCCCACCATGAAACTGCCCCCCGCGCTGGAGAAACTCCAGACACGCCTCTGCCGGCTGGTTGGCCAGGCCATCGCTGACTATCGCATGATTGAAGACGGCGACACGGTCATGGTCTGCCTCTCCGGGGGCAAGGACAGTTACGGCCTGCTAGACATCCTCATGATCCTGCAGCAGCGCGCGCCGATCCGGTTCGAATTGGTTGCGGTAAATCTTGATCAGAAGCAGCCGGGATTTCCCGCCCACGTGCTGCCAGATTATCTGACGAAGCGCGGGGTCCCCTTTCATATTGAAACGCGCGATACCTATTCCGTCGTCAAACGATTGATTCCGGAAGGCCAGACCACCTGCTCGCTCTGCTCACGGCTCCGGCGGGGGCACCTCTACCGCGTGGCCGCGGACCTGGGGGCGACCAAGATCGCGCTCGGCCACCATCGCGATGACATCATCGAAACGCTGTTTTTAAATTTGTTCTATACCGGCAAGCTCAAGACCATGCCGCCGAAGCTGCGCTCAAAGGACGGACGGCATTTGGTGATTCGTCCGCTGGCGGCCGTGCCGGAGGCAGATCTGGCCCGCTACGCGGACCTGCGGGAGTTTCCGATTATCCCCTGCGATCTCTGCGGCTCACAGGAGAATCTCAAGCGAAAAGAAGTCAAGGCGATGGTCCGCAAGTGGGAACAGACGATGCCCGGTTCTACCGACAGCATCTTCGCCGCACTCTCGAATGTCGCCCCGTCGCTGCTGATGGATCGCAAGCTGTTTGATTTCTCGAATCTGCGGCCAGGCGGAACGACCAATGCGTCCATACACACCCTCGGCCATCCCGCCTTTGCCGAAGAGGAACTGGAAGGGGTTCCCTAG
- the gltX gene encoding glutamate--tRNA ligase — translation MFRDSDAVSKSGAGGPAGKVRVRFAPSPTGYLHIGGVRTALFNWLFARRHGGAFILRIEDTDQDRSTDEAITAILKGMKWVGLDWDEGPFRQTERMDLYREHATKLLDQGQAYWCVCTPDELEARRKEQLAKGLSQKYDGRCRNKGLRKPSGDAALRFKAPQEGEIVIDDLVKGRVVFDNSAVDDLIILRSNGYPTYNFSVVVDDALMGITHVIRGDDHLTNTPRQIPMFQALGFAVPIFGHLSMILGSDKTRLSKRHGATSVLAYRDMGYLSEAVVNYLVRLGWSYGDQELFTRQELIEKFNFEHVQASSAVFNPEKMLWVNEQYLKQNDPAHVATLLVPFLEQAGFKEQARAAPADWLAKLVVMVRERTKTLTEMVTWVTPYFGPDAAMDEEAVKKQLTPTIVPALAVLIARFEAEPTFHKAQWETIFKQVVEEQGMKMGQLAQPVRVALTGRTASPGLFDVMDVLGRDRTLARLKKGLARAQGSA, via the coding sequence ATGTTTCGCGATTCAGATGCGGTGAGTAAGTCCGGTGCAGGCGGGCCAGCGGGGAAAGTCCGCGTGCGGTTTGCGCCGAGTCCGACCGGCTATCTCCACATCGGCGGCGTCCGTACGGCCCTCTTCAACTGGCTCTTCGCGCGGCGCCATGGCGGCGCCTTTATCCTCCGCATTGAAGACACGGACCAGGACCGCTCCACCGACGAGGCCATTACCGCTATTCTCAAGGGCATGAAATGGGTTGGATTGGACTGGGATGAAGGCCCCTTCCGCCAGACCGAGCGTATGGACCTCTATCGGGAGCATGCGACGAAGCTGCTCGATCAGGGCCAGGCGTACTGGTGCGTCTGCACGCCCGACGAACTGGAGGCGCGTCGCAAGGAACAATTGGCAAAGGGGCTCAGCCAGAAATACGACGGCCGCTGCCGCAACAAGGGCCTCAGGAAACCGTCGGGCGACGCGGCGCTGCGGTTCAAGGCGCCGCAGGAGGGAGAGATCGTTATTGACGATCTCGTGAAGGGTCGGGTCGTCTTTGACAACAGCGCGGTGGACGATCTGATTATTCTCCGCTCCAACGGCTATCCGACCTACAACTTTTCCGTCGTCGTGGACGACGCGCTCATGGGCATCACCCACGTCATTCGGGGGGACGACCACCTGACCAACACGCCGCGCCAGATTCCCATGTTTCAGGCGCTGGGATTTGCCGTACCGATCTTCGGGCATCTGTCAATGATTCTCGGTTCCGACAAGACGCGCCTCTCCAAGCGGCACGGCGCTACCTCCGTGCTGGCCTATCGCGACATGGGGTATTTGTCTGAGGCGGTGGTCAACTATCTGGTGCGGCTCGGCTGGTCGTATGGTGATCAGGAGCTCTTCACGCGCCAGGAGCTGATCGAAAAATTCAACTTCGAGCATGTGCAGGCCTCCTCAGCCGTGTTCAATCCGGAGAAGATGCTCTGGGTGAACGAGCAGTACCTCAAGCAAAACGATCCGGCGCATGTGGCTACATTGCTGGTTCCGTTTCTGGAGCAGGCCGGATTCAAAGAGCAGGCGAGAGCAGCTCCAGCCGACTGGCTGGCCAAACTGGTTGTGATGGTGCGGGAGCGGACAAAAACGCTTACTGAAATGGTCACGTGGGTCACGCCCTATTTCGGTCCGGACGCGGCGATGGACGAGGAGGCGGTGAAAAAGCAGCTCACGCCCACCATCGTACCGGCCCTCGCCGTCTTGATCGCCCGGTTCGAAGCCGAGCCGACCTTTCACAAGGCGCAGTGGGAGACGATCTTCAAGCAGGTGGTGGAAGAACAGGGGATGAAGATGGGCCAGCTTGCCCAGCCGGTTCGTGTCGCACTCACCGGCCGCACGGCCAGCCCAGGCCTTTTCGATGTGATGGACGTATTGGGGCGCGACCGGACGCTCGCGCGCCTCAAAAAAGGTCTCGCGCGGGCGCAGGGCTCGGCTTGA
- the msrA gene encoding peptide-methionine (S)-S-oxide reductase MsrA: MHAIALRALVTILLVAAGSSGHSAEPAKAVFAGGCFWCMEEAFEKVEGVVSVTSGYMGGKTAAPTYEEVSAGGTGHAESVEVLYDPSKVTYQKLLDHFWKNVDPITSNAQFCDHGSQYRAVIFYGNDQEKQQAAASKQALVQSKRFQEPIVTEVAMAAQFYPAEEYHQDFYKKNPIRYKFYKTSCGRVNRLELLWGKP; encoded by the coding sequence ATGCACGCTATCGCACTGCGCGCGCTGGTGACGATTTTGCTGGTGGCTGCTGGAAGCAGCGGGCATTCAGCTGAGCCGGCCAAGGCTGTCTTCGCCGGCGGCTGCTTTTGGTGCATGGAGGAGGCCTTCGAGAAGGTCGAGGGCGTGGTCTCCGTCACGTCCGGCTACATGGGCGGGAAAACGGCAGCCCCGACCTATGAGGAAGTCTCAGCCGGGGGCACCGGCCATGCCGAGTCGGTGGAAGTCCTCTACGATCCGTCGAAAGTCACCTATCAGAAACTGCTCGACCATTTTTGGAAGAACGTGGATCCCATCACATCGAATGCGCAGTTCTGCGATCACGGTTCACAGTACCGGGCGGTGATTTTCTATGGCAACGATCAGGAGAAACAGCAGGCCGCGGCGTCCAAACAGGCGCTCGTACAGTCCAAACGGTTCCAGGAGCCGATCGTGACCGAAGTCGCGATGGCGGCGCAGTTCTACCCGGCGGAGGAGTACCACCAGGACTTCTATAAGAAGAATCCCATCCGCTACAAGTTCTACAAGACCAGCTGCGGGCGTGTGAATCGCTTAGAGCTGTTGTGGGGGAAGCCGTAG
- a CDS encoding 2Fe-2S iron-sulfur cluster binding domain-containing protein yields the protein MGGTNPYIEKAGFERPTKSFTVTFIMPDKTEHRVQVDPAKIPYGETGQPGSILDIAMGNGIELEHVCGGVCACSTCHVIVKQGLDTCSDGTDDEFDQLEEAPAVTLNSRLGCQCVPNGTKDILVEIPTVNINRVKESH from the coding sequence ATGGGTGGAACGAACCCTTACATCGAAAAAGCGGGCTTTGAACGGCCAACCAAGTCCTTCACGGTCACATTCATTATGCCGGACAAGACCGAGCACAGAGTGCAGGTCGACCCGGCGAAGATTCCCTATGGCGAAACTGGCCAGCCGGGCAGCATCCTCGACATCGCGATGGGCAACGGCATCGAGCTGGAGCATGTCTGCGGCGGCGTTTGCGCCTGCTCGACCTGCCACGTGATCGTCAAGCAGGGCTTGGACACCTGCAGCGACGGCACGGACGACGAGTTCGACCAGCTTGAGGAGGCGCCGGCCGTGACGCTGAATTCACGGCTCGGCTGCCAGTGCGTGCCGAACGGAACGAAGGACATCCTCGTCGAAATCCCCACCGTGAACATCAACCGGGTCAAGGAAAGCCACTGA
- a CDS encoding Rrf2 family transcriptional regulator, translating to MLKLSKKADYGLMALQYIASVQFGDLHKARVVNTKEIAEEYHIPAELLAKVLQTLAKQGLVESQNGPKGGYLLARNAREITIAQVLEAIEGPLGITDCHQEQDDKSPSCSCFNHCNIRTPLLKVQDSIYQLLNNMTVADMLGGTPLITVQSLSTAGEGVSS from the coding sequence ATGTTGAAGCTTTCGAAAAAAGCGGACTATGGGTTGATGGCCCTGCAGTACATCGCCTCCGTGCAGTTCGGCGACCTGCACAAGGCGCGTGTTGTCAACACCAAGGAGATCGCGGAGGAGTACCACATCCCCGCCGAACTGCTCGCCAAGGTACTGCAGACGCTGGCCAAGCAGGGCCTTGTCGAAAGTCAGAACGGGCCAAAAGGCGGCTATCTGCTGGCCCGCAATGCCCGCGAGATTACGATCGCGCAGGTGCTGGAAGCCATCGAGGGCCCGCTCGGCATCACCGACTGCCACCAGGAACAGGACGACAAGTCCCCCTCCTGTTCCTGCTTCAATCACTGCAACATTCGCACGCCCCTCCTGAAAGTACAGGACAGCATTTATCAACTGTTGAACAACATGACCGTCGCCGACATGCTGGGCGGCACGCCGCTAATCACCGTGCAATCGCTCTCGACAGCCGGAGAAGGAGTGTCCTCATGA
- a CDS encoding IscS subfamily cysteine desulfurase, with the protein MKFPIFLDNHSTTPMDPRVLEAMLPYFCEKFGNAASRNHAFGWEAEEAVETARKQIAKLIHADAKEIVFTSGATESNNLALKGVIEMYHEKGNHIITSSTEHRAVLDTAKALEAKGKATVTYLPVDKHGMVNPEDVRNALTDKTVLISIMQANNEIGTINPVAEIGKIAKEKGVLFHCDATQGVGKIPVNVQEMGVDLLSFTGHKIYGPKGIGALYVRKKAPRVRITAQMDGGGHERGMRSGTLAVPLIVGFGKACELGGQEMEAEGRRLSAMRDRMQNSIMKALEETYLNGHPTKRLPGNLNISFAYVEGESMLMGLKEIALSSGSACTSATLEPSYVLRALGVGSDLAHSSLRFGLGRFTTDEQVDYTIKRIVEIVTKLREMSPLYEMAKEGIDLKSVQWAAH; encoded by the coding sequence ATGAAGTTTCCGATCTTTCTCGACAACCATTCGACCACGCCGATGGACCCACGCGTCCTGGAGGCGATGCTACCCTATTTCTGCGAAAAGTTCGGCAACGCGGCCAGCCGCAACCACGCCTTCGGCTGGGAGGCCGAGGAGGCTGTTGAGACCGCCCGCAAGCAGATCGCCAAGCTGATCCATGCCGACGCGAAGGAAATTGTCTTCACCAGCGGCGCCACAGAATCCAACAACCTGGCCCTTAAGGGCGTCATTGAGATGTATCACGAGAAGGGCAACCACATCATCACGTCCTCAACCGAGCACCGGGCCGTGCTGGACACCGCCAAGGCGCTGGAAGCCAAGGGCAAGGCCACGGTGACCTATCTCCCCGTGGACAAGCACGGCATGGTGAACCCGGAGGATGTACGCAACGCCCTCACTGACAAAACCGTCCTGATCTCGATCATGCAAGCCAACAACGAGATCGGCACGATCAACCCGGTTGCAGAGATCGGCAAAATCGCCAAGGAAAAGGGCGTCCTGTTCCACTGCGATGCCACGCAGGGCGTCGGCAAGATTCCGGTGAACGTACAGGAGATGGGCGTCGATCTCCTGTCCTTCACAGGGCATAAAATTTACGGCCCGAAGGGCATCGGCGCGCTCTACGTGCGCAAGAAGGCCCCGCGCGTCCGCATCACCGCACAGATGGACGGCGGCGGGCACGAGCGCGGCATGCGCTCCGGCACGCTGGCCGTGCCGCTGATCGTGGGCTTCGGCAAGGCCTGCGAGCTGGGCGGGCAGGAAATGGAAGCCGAAGGCCGGAGACTTTCGGCCATGCGGGACCGGATGCAGAACAGCATTATGAAAGCGCTGGAGGAGACCTATCTCAACGGGCATCCGACCAAGCGGCTGCCGGGCAATCTGAACATTTCCTTCGCCTACGTCGAGGGCGAGTCCATGTTGATGGGGTTGAAGGAAATTGCGCTGTCGTCCGGCTCGGCCTGCACTTCGGCCACGCTGGAGCCGTCGTACGTATTGCGGGCACTGGGTGTGGGCTCGGACTTGGCTCACTCCTCGCTCCGGTTCGGTCTGGGCCGGTTCACCACGGACGAGCAGGTGGACTATACGATCAAGCGCATTGTCGAAATCGTGACCAAGCTCCGGGAGATGTCCCCCCTTTACGAAATGGCAAAGGAAGGCATTGATTTGAAATCCGTTCAATGGGCTGCACACTGA